In one Limosilactobacillus oris genomic region, the following are encoded:
- a CDS encoding polysaccharide biosynthesis C-terminal domain-containing protein codes for MKVIKNYLYNASYQILNLLIPLITVPYISRVLGAHDVGINEYTNSWVTFFYLMGQMGITLYGNREVAYHRDDLYERSRTFWGVESLQLLTVSASLIAYLTAVFLFSTTFKQYFLLQGIWIVATGLDVSWYFMGLENFKVTVVRNTFVRLISIVLIFTIVKDVNDLGKYIAILGGTQLVGNLTLWPYLKDNLVWVKISEWHPFKHFYPALLLFIPTITTQVYLVLNRLMLGRMSTQVALGNFGQADKIVKFVLAVVTATGTVMLPHVANKFAKGDIKGVRDSLYSSFDFVSSISVPMMFGLMAISTRFAPWFLGADFELAGRIMFLESPIIVLIAWSNVTGTQYLMPVNRVKEYTTSVTIGAVSNVIFNLFLIEGWGANGAAVATVLSELLVTASQIAMIRGTIKRRKLFREQWKYFLCGFLMYLVVNRICLVINMTVANLCLEILIGMVVYFLGLLVTRASIIVTAQKLLKNRTNRE; via the coding sequence ATGAAGGTAATTAAAAATTATCTCTATAATGCCAGCTACCAAATCCTGAATCTCTTAATTCCGCTAATCACGGTCCCGTACATTTCACGGGTACTGGGGGCGCATGATGTCGGAATTAATGAATACACTAACAGTTGGGTAACCTTCTTTTACCTGATGGGACAGATGGGGATTACCCTCTACGGTAACCGGGAAGTTGCCTACCATCGGGACGATCTTTATGAACGTTCGCGGACTTTCTGGGGAGTCGAATCTCTCCAGCTGTTGACGGTATCGGCCTCGTTAATTGCTTATTTGACAGCGGTCTTCTTGTTCAGTACAACATTCAAACAGTACTTCCTGCTTCAGGGAATCTGGATTGTTGCGACCGGGCTGGATGTATCCTGGTATTTCATGGGCTTAGAAAACTTTAAGGTGACGGTCGTCCGGAATACTTTCGTCCGGTTGATTTCAATCGTGCTGATTTTTACGATTGTCAAGGATGTTAACGACCTTGGCAAGTACATTGCGATTTTAGGGGGAACCCAGTTAGTGGGGAATTTGACCCTCTGGCCCTACCTTAAAGATAACCTGGTGTGGGTCAAAATTAGCGAATGGCACCCCTTTAAGCACTTTTATCCAGCCCTCCTTCTATTTATCCCGACGATTACTACCCAGGTGTACCTAGTGTTAAACCGGTTAATGCTCGGAAGAATGTCGACTCAGGTCGCTTTAGGGAATTTTGGTCAGGCAGACAAAATTGTTAAGTTTGTTTTAGCTGTTGTTACAGCGACTGGGACAGTAATGCTACCGCACGTGGCGAACAAGTTTGCCAAGGGGGATATTAAGGGAGTCCGTGATAGTCTTTACTCTTCTTTTGACTTTGTCTCCTCAATATCTGTCCCGATGATGTTTGGCTTAATGGCAATTTCCACTAGGTTTGCTCCGTGGTTTTTGGGAGCTGACTTCGAGCTGGCGGGACGGATTATGTTTCTGGAATCACCAATCATTGTTTTAATTGCCTGGAGTAACGTTACCGGGACTCAATACCTGATGCCGGTAAACCGGGTGAAGGAGTATACAACTTCGGTTACAATCGGTGCTGTTAGCAACGTCATTTTCAACCTCTTCTTGATTGAAGGCTGGGGAGCTAATGGGGCAGCTGTAGCAACTGTGCTTTCTGAATTATTAGTAACAGCTAGTCAGATTGCGATGATTCGTGGCACAATTAAGCGGCGCAAGTTGTTCCGAGAACAATGGAAGTATTTCTTATGTGGTTTTCTAATGTACCTGGTGGTTAACCGGATTTGTCTTGTAATCAACATGACTGTTGCTAATCTTTGCCTGGAGATATTAATTGGTATGGTTGTCTATTTCTTAGGCTTATTAGTCACAAGGGCTTCAATTATTGTTACAGCCCAAAAGTTACTTAAAAACCGCACAAATCGTGAATAA
- a CDS encoding M23 family metallopeptidase, translating to MEENIIFNLKNITSKILPTITVCGSALFLMHGKVSADQIDNTNQNQNNAQTATINTEGSTNSASNDDSKTATLVSNNNTLTTAQSDQNTTATVNNQTQTTQNNTAAVATKEAKQQPSYDTNDHGNYAWMDSVKLNDNGQVQVIGWHATNDSADKPYHYIIAFDNTTNSEIGRVLVNDPVTRNDVQQAHNVYGADKSGFNVTFNINPDVLANADSIQFISRYSASGTGNSNYTDFWYAPITFDKQNHAFLDVVTVKNGQLQVAGWNATNQAANKKYHTIIVYDRTDNKVVGSQIVESVARPDVAKVYPNVVNADKSGFVANFDLSQLNLNHQLQIISRYGTNVAGNGTNVDYYFTPITNGNYTNQGNLDNFNISDGQHLNVAGWHADDISKLESNHFLILFDNTTNKQVAMVKPAQINRPDVAKVYQSVATAGQSGFNVSFDLSSLNLTPGHSYSVVSRYSTSNNGNGGDGQYTDYWFSPVTLDQQDYFLDQLSMTNDGLHVAGWMASDYSKGRDNAYLIVLNDGKEIARQKLDLFNRADVAKAKSSIYNSLKSGFNTTVKFNPALATGNLQVLMRFSSAANGDSDYTDQCTPSYASNASFFDSIQVSDNGIYVSGWHASDQSANKPYQYLIFLDANTGQELYRQRVLDINRSRSDIAAAYPTIINADKSGYQLGFAIPSQLDHHTVRIIHRITDDINGNGNYVDVTSDPVSIHNNRWAWPFPSVGEGHFMGAQLFGVNAGGEFRQNGFHDGLDFGAYDHPGTQVHAIHSGTIVGVGYTAGLDWYVLEDTGEYLIVYQEAFSNRGNINVTPGQKIEVGDVIGNRDTSHVHIGITREHNFNRALAKSFTNDGTWLNPLEIIRNGLNG from the coding sequence TTGGAGGAAAACATTATTTTTAACCTTAAGAACATTACAAGCAAGATTTTACCAACCATCACCGTTTGTGGTAGTGCGCTCTTTTTAATGCACGGTAAGGTTTCTGCTGATCAGATTGATAATACTAACCAAAACCAAAATAATGCTCAAACAGCAACTATCAATACTGAAGGAAGCACTAACTCAGCTTCTAATGATGACAGTAAGACGGCTACTCTGGTAAGCAACAACAATACTTTGACCACTGCGCAAAGTGACCAGAACACTACCGCAACTGTTAATAATCAGACTCAAACTACTCAAAATAATACAGCAGCTGTTGCTACGAAAGAAGCTAAGCAACAACCAAGCTATGACACCAATGACCATGGCAACTATGCCTGGATGGATTCCGTTAAGCTAAATGATAATGGTCAAGTTCAGGTTATTGGCTGGCATGCTACTAATGATTCAGCTGACAAGCCATATCATTACATTATTGCTTTTGACAATACAACCAACTCTGAAATTGGCCGAGTATTGGTTAATGACCCAGTTACTCGGAATGATGTTCAGCAGGCCCATAACGTTTATGGTGCAGATAAATCAGGGTTTAACGTTACTTTTAATATTAATCCTGATGTATTGGCAAATGCAGATTCAATTCAATTTATTAGTCGCTATAGTGCTAGTGGAACTGGTAATAGTAATTATACTGACTTTTGGTATGCGCCAATTACTTTTGATAAACAGAACCATGCTTTCTTAGACGTTGTTACGGTTAAGAATGGGCAATTGCAGGTAGCCGGCTGGAATGCTACTAACCAAGCGGCTAATAAAAAGTACCACACGATTATTGTTTACGATCGGACTGATAACAAGGTCGTTGGTAGTCAAATTGTCGAAAGCGTGGCTCGCCCGGATGTTGCAAAAGTTTATCCGAACGTGGTCAATGCGGATAAATCCGGGTTCGTTGCTAATTTTGACTTAAGTCAATTAAACTTAAATCACCAGTTACAGATTATCAGTCGTTATGGCACTAATGTTGCTGGCAATGGAACTAATGTTGACTACTACTTTACCCCAATTACTAATGGTAACTACACTAACCAGGGAAACTTAGATAACTTTAATATTAGTGATGGACAACACTTAAATGTTGCTGGTTGGCATGCTGATGATATCTCCAAATTGGAGAGTAATCACTTCCTAATCCTGTTTGATAACACAACAAATAAGCAGGTGGCGATGGTTAAGCCTGCTCAAATTAACCGTCCAGACGTTGCTAAAGTATACCAATCGGTAGCAACTGCTGGTCAATCTGGTTTTAATGTTTCGTTTGACTTAAGTAGCCTAAACTTAACGCCAGGTCATTCTTATTCCGTAGTTAGCCGGTATTCAACCAGTAACAATGGTAATGGTGGTGACGGCCAGTACACTGATTACTGGTTCAGTCCTGTTACTCTCGATCAGCAAGACTACTTCCTGGATCAGCTAAGTATGACTAATGACGGCTTGCACGTTGCTGGTTGGATGGCGAGTGATTACTCTAAGGGGCGTGACAATGCTTACCTTATCGTGTTAAACGATGGGAAAGAAATTGCTCGGCAAAAGCTAGACTTGTTTAACCGTGCTGACGTGGCAAAGGCTAAGAGTTCCATTTACAATAGTCTTAAGAGTGGTTTTAACACAACTGTTAAGTTTAACCCAGCTTTAGCCACTGGCAATCTGCAAGTACTGATGCGGTTCTCCAGTGCTGCTAACGGTGATAGCGACTACACTGATCAATGCACCCCAAGCTACGCGTCTAATGCCAGCTTTTTTGACAGCATTCAGGTGTCTGATAACGGTATCTACGTCAGTGGTTGGCATGCTAGTGACCAGTCTGCTAATAAGCCGTACCAATACTTAATTTTCTTGGATGCTAATACAGGTCAGGAATTATACCGGCAACGAGTTCTGGACATTAACCGTTCTCGTTCTGATATAGCTGCTGCTTATCCAACAATCATTAACGCTGACAAGTCTGGTTATCAGCTTGGCTTTGCAATTCCTTCACAGTTGGATCACCATACCGTAAGAATCATTCACCGGATTACTGATGATATTAACGGTAATGGTAACTACGTTGATGTTACGTCAGATCCGGTTTCCATCCACAACAACCGCTGGGCATGGCCATTCCCATCCGTTGGTGAAGGTCACTTCATGGGCGCTCAACTGTTCGGGGTTAATGCTGGTGGTGAATTCCGGCAAAACGGCTTCCACGACGGTCTGGACTTTGGTGCTTATGATCACCCTGGTACTCAAGTTCACGCTATCCACAGCGGGACGATTGTTGGTGTTGGCTACACAGCTGGCTTGGACTGGTACGTCTTGGAAGACACTGGTGAATACCTGATTGTTTACCAAGAAGCCTTCTCTAACCGTGGGAACATCAACGTTACTCCGGGTCAAAAAATTGAAGTCGGGGACGTTATCGGTAACCGTGATACCTCCCACGTTCACATCGGAATTACC